From a single Oreochromis niloticus isolate F11D_XX linkage group LG3, O_niloticus_UMD_NMBU, whole genome shotgun sequence genomic region:
- the LOC100710349 gene encoding type I phosphatidylinositol 4,5-bisphosphate 4-phosphatase-A isoform X2, with translation MADGERSPLLPDQHDGTNGFSPGLAPFPSSVAPGEPPPPYSPQGSPDSSSAPVISCRVCQTSISVEGKTHQHVVKCNICNEATPIKNAPVGKKYVRCPCNCLLICKVTSQKIACPRPYCKRIINLGPVHIGGDSPEPRRQPVGIRVICGHCSNTFLWTEFSDCTLARCPHCRKVSSIGVGYPRRRSLLCLLLFLIFAASTAGLLVGTWKSAKSSKGIYVSWVLLLLLMFFTMARTIYWKCLKISEPLSNIT, from the exons ATGGCGGACGGGGAACGGTCACCGCTGCTGCCCGATCAGCACGACGGGACCAACGGCTTCTCTCCCG gtTTAGCTCCGTTCCCCAGCTCAGTGGCACCTGGCGAGCCTCCACCCCCGTACTCCCCACAGGGCAGCCCGGACAGCAGCAGCGCTCCGGTCATCAGCTGCCGGGTTTGTCAAACCTCCATATCTGTGGAGGGCAAGACGCACCAGCATGTGGTGAAGTGCAACATCTGCAATGAAGCTACG CCCATTAAGAACGCTCCTGTTGGAAAGAAGTATGTCCGCTGTCCCTGCAACTGTCTGCTGATCTGCAAAGTGACATCGCAGAAGATCGCCTGTCCAAGACCGTACTG TAAACGCATCATCAACCTAGGTCCAGTCCACATTGGAGGGGACAGTCCTGAACCACGGCGTCAGCCTGTTGGCATCAGAGTCATCTGTGGACACTGCTCCAACACATTCCTG TGGACAGAGTTTTCAGACTGCACTTTGGCTCGATGTCCTCACTGCCGAAAAGT CTCTTCTATTGGTGTGGGGTACCCCAGAAGGAGGAGCCTGCTGTGCCTCCTGCTGTTTTTAATCTTCGCTGCCTCCACCGCAGGACTTTTG GTCGGCACCTGGAAGTCCGCCAAGAGCTCAAAAGGGATCTACGTGTCGTGGGtgctcctgctcctgctcaTGTTTTTCACCATGGCCAGAACCATCTACTGGAAGTGTCTAAAAATTAGTGAACCCTTATCCAATATCACATAG
- the LOC100710349 gene encoding type I phosphatidylinositol 4,5-bisphosphate 4-phosphatase-A isoform X1, with the protein MADGERSPLLPDQHDGTNGFSPGASSHGYLPKPQSLAPFPSSVAPGEPPPPYSPQGSPDSSSAPVISCRVCQTSISVEGKTHQHVVKCNICNEATPIKNAPVGKKYVRCPCNCLLICKVTSQKIACPRPYCKRIINLGPVHIGGDSPEPRRQPVGIRVICGHCSNTFLWTEFSDCTLARCPHCRKVSSIGVGYPRRRSLLCLLLFLIFAASTAGLLVGTWKSAKSSKGIYVSWVLLLLLMFFTMARTIYWKCLKISEPLSNIT; encoded by the exons ATGGCGGACGGGGAACGGTCACCGCTGCTGCCCGATCAGCACGACGGGACCAACGGCTTCTCTCCCGGTGCGAGCTCACACGGATATCTGCCGAAACCTCAGA gtTTAGCTCCGTTCCCCAGCTCAGTGGCACCTGGCGAGCCTCCACCCCCGTACTCCCCACAGGGCAGCCCGGACAGCAGCAGCGCTCCGGTCATCAGCTGCCGGGTTTGTCAAACCTCCATATCTGTGGAGGGCAAGACGCACCAGCATGTGGTGAAGTGCAACATCTGCAATGAAGCTACG CCCATTAAGAACGCTCCTGTTGGAAAGAAGTATGTCCGCTGTCCCTGCAACTGTCTGCTGATCTGCAAAGTGACATCGCAGAAGATCGCCTGTCCAAGACCGTACTG TAAACGCATCATCAACCTAGGTCCAGTCCACATTGGAGGGGACAGTCCTGAACCACGGCGTCAGCCTGTTGGCATCAGAGTCATCTGTGGACACTGCTCCAACACATTCCTG TGGACAGAGTTTTCAGACTGCACTTTGGCTCGATGTCCTCACTGCCGAAAAGT CTCTTCTATTGGTGTGGGGTACCCCAGAAGGAGGAGCCTGCTGTGCCTCCTGCTGTTTTTAATCTTCGCTGCCTCCACCGCAGGACTTTTG GTCGGCACCTGGAAGTCCGCCAAGAGCTCAAAAGGGATCTACGTGTCGTGGGtgctcctgctcctgctcaTGTTTTTCACCATGGCCAGAACCATCTACTGGAAGTGTCTAAAAATTAGTGAACCCTTATCCAATATCACATAG